One region of Moraxella sp. ZY210820 genomic DNA includes:
- a CDS encoding phage regulatory CII family protein — MNILDTAYNTVHDFPGGATALAPRMGIKSHAVLNSKVNPNTETHHLTLMEAVKIMQITGDYRILHAINAQLGKVSIDLPDIPESQRDVSLMEQMLEISIKKGDVTKAFKQMIADGRITRGEAMDMDTLIYELVRQLNQFKMQMMACVNPSPCPFDDK, encoded by the coding sequence ATGAACATATTAGATACCGCTTATAACACAGTACATGATTTTCCAGGTGGAGCGACTGCTCTAGCCCCACGCATGGGCATTAAAAGCCACGCCGTGTTAAATAGCAAGGTCAATCCAAATACTGAAACTCATCATCTTACATTGATGGAAGCGGTCAAAATCATGCAAATTACAGGCGATTATCGCATTTTGCACGCTATCAATGCACAACTGGGCAAAGTATCGATTGATTTGCCTGATATTCCAGAAAGTCAGCGAGATGTGTCATTGATGGAGCAAATGCTTGAAATATCTATAAAAAAGGGCGATGTAACAAAAGCCTTTAAGCAAATGATAGCGGACGGGCGTATTACTCGTGGCGAAGCAATGGATATGGATACTCTTATTTATGAATTAGTGAGACAGTTAAATCAATTCAAAATGCAAATGATGGCGTGCGTTAATCCAAGCCCATGCCCTTTTGATGACAAATAA